ATAGTAAACTGTGATAGTATTGCCAAGATATTTGCTTATATCTGTAACGTTTGAAGTGAATTCCGAGAAGTCGATTTTTACAAGATCACTGCTGTCGTTCGGCAAGATAGCCATTTCACTTTCGTTAAGATCTTGCTTGCAGTCCTCTGTCAGGTAATCTTCAACACCTACAAGAGTACCTTTTAGCTTTTTAACTTTTAGGTAGTCCTGCATAAGAGTTTTCTCTGTTGCAACCCAGTTGTAACCGTTGTTTTCGTATATAGGTATTTCAAGTGCGTTGTAAAGTACCTGTGCAATCATACCTCTTGTTGCACCTTCACTGTAACCTGTTGAATTAACTTTCTTTGTAAGGTCAAGAGTGTTTGCCTGCTTAATGAAACCTTCCGGCCATTCGCCGAGATTTTCGGCAAACTGAACATAACCTAATGTACAAACTACCATTTTAAGAGCTTGTTCATAAGTTACAGGAGCGTCCGGAGCAAAAGTACCGTCGCCCATACCTGCGATTATGCCAAGATTGTAGGCAGTTTGAATATAGTTCTTTGCCCAGTGTGAAGCGTCAACATCAGTAAAGTCTGATGAGTCGTATGCAAGGTCTTTGTAGCCAAGTATAAATACGATAAGCTTTGTGAATTCAGCTCTTGTGATTTGACCGTCAGGCTTGAAAGTACCGTCTTCGTATCCGTCAATAACTTTAAGCTTTGTTAAAGTTGTAATAGCGTCTTTGTAAGTATTATCGTCACCTACGTCGCTGAATGCAGCAAAAACCGATGTTTGACATATGACGGAAAGTGTCATAATAAGTGATGTCAGAATTGCTGTTAGTTTTTTCATGAGTTATTCATCCTTTCGTTTTGAATTTAGTGTAGTAATATTCAGATACTGATATTTTATCATTCTTTTATATATAAGTCAATTAAAATAATATATTTCCGAATTGTGAATTTTAATAAAATTGTGTAAAAAAATTTATTTAACATTGCAATAATAAGAGGAAAGTGCTACAATATCTATTGACTGACATTTTTAATATTAGTTATATATAAATATGAAGAAAAACGTGGAGGAACATTTATGGATAATAAAAAGAAAAACCGTTCGCCGCTGAAAAATCCGTTATTGATATTTTTGGTGATTTCGGTTATTGCGACAGTTATTTTAAATATGGTAATGCTGTCGTTGCAGACACCGAAGAAACAGGAAATATCGTACAGTGAATTTTTGACTATGCTTGATGAAAATAAAGTTGACGAGGTTATTTTGCAGTCGGAGCAGATTGTCATATATGAAAAGTATGACGAATCACAGCCGATAACAACGCCTAAAACAACCGAGTTTATGAAGATGATGGGCATAGATACAGACGCAGTTATAGAACAGGCAAAGGAAAACAGCAGAAATGTGTATTATACGGGATATATCCCTGACGACAGACTTCTTGCGGATTTGGACAGTCACGGCGTGAAGTATTCTACGCCGATACAACATAACAGTCCCGTGCTTGATTTCTTCCTTACATGGATATTGCCGTTGGTAGTTATTTATTTACTGTTCTTTATTTTGACACGTTCAATGTCGAAGAAAATCGGCGGTGGCGGCGGAATTATGGGGATAGGTCAGTCCAACGCAAAGATGTATAACGTAGAAAATGCGACAGGCGTAACGTTTGCGGACGTTGCCGGTCAGGAAGAGGCTAAAGAATCGCTTGACGAAATAGTCGATTATCTTCATAATCCGTCAAAATATCTTGCAATCGGTGCAAAACAGCCTAAGGGTGCACTTTTGGTCGGACCGCCGGGAACAGGTAAAACACTTCTTGCAAAGGCGGTTGCCGGTGAGGCGAAAGTGCCGTTTTTCTCGCTTTCCGGTTCGGAATTTGTGGAAATGTTTGTCGGCGTCGGTGCGTCAAGAGTTCGTGACTTGTTTAAGCAAGCATCGGCAAAAGCACCTTGTATTATATTTATAGACGAAATTGACGCAATCGGTAAATCGAGAGATAATCAGATTAGTTCAAATGATGAACGTGAACAAACTTTAAATCAGCTGTTAAGCGAGATGGACGGATTTGATTCGTCAAAGGGACTTGTAATTTTAGCGGCAACCAACCGTCCGGAAGTGCTTGATAAGGCACTTTTAAGACCGGGTAGATTTGA
Above is a genomic segment from Hominilimicola fabiformis containing:
- the ftsH gene encoding ATP-dependent zinc metalloprotease FtsH, translated to MDNKKKNRSPLKNPLLIFLVISVIATVILNMVMLSLQTPKKQEISYSEFLTMLDENKVDEVILQSEQIVIYEKYDESQPITTPKTTEFMKMMGIDTDAVIEQAKENSRNVYYTGYIPDDRLLADLDSHGVKYSTPIQHNSPVLDFFLTWILPLVVIYLLFFILTRSMSKKIGGGGGIMGIGQSNAKMYNVENATGVTFADVAGQEEAKESLDEIVDYLHNPSKYLAIGAKQPKGALLVGPPGTGKTLLAKAVAGEAKVPFFSLSGSEFVEMFVGVGASRVRDLFKQASAKAPCIIFIDEIDAIGKSRDNQISSNDEREQTLNQLLSEMDGFDSSKGLVILAATNRPEVLDKALLRPGRFDRRIIVEKPDLKGREDILRVHIKHVKTEPDINLHEMALATSGAAGADLANMVNEAALRAVRCNRKTVSQEDLMEAVEVIIAGKEKKDRILSEKEKRIVSFHEVGHALATAVQKHTQPVHKITIVPRTMGSLGYTMQMPEEEERYLMSKDEIIDQITVFLAGRAAEELVFNVQTTGASNDIERATSLARNMITQYGMSEKFGMAGLESIQNKYLDGRNVSNCSEETKTDIDKEVVRVLKECHEKAFNILKENRDALDEIAEFLINKETITGDQFMEIFNRVKSGRENSDSDAEESAAVNEENDKEE